In Pseudoalteromonas marina, a genomic segment contains:
- a CDS encoding efflux RND transporter permease subunit, producing the protein MFNKIIDWSVNNRLLILIALFATIVGAIMVIPKLNLDAFPDVTNVQVAVNTEAPGLAAEEVEQLITYPIEAVMYALPDVEQVRSISKTGLSGVTVVFKEGTDIYFARQLVFERLQAAKELIPEGVGTPEMGPNTSGLGQVFQYLLISDKDAGYDAMALRSLNDWVVKLLVMPVDGVTDVLSFGGIVRQYQVNVDPSKLLSYNLTQEDVVGALDNNNANVGGWYMNRGQEQLVIRGAGWFESGDAGISNIKQVPVKTVDGTVVTVSDIAKVEMGSEIRQGAVTMTRKTEDGKVENLGEVVSGIVLKRMGSNTKATIDGINARIPLINQALPKGVRFEPFYDQADLIEKAVDTVVDALLLAFIFICIVLALFLMNIRATFLVLISIPISIGIALMIMAWWGISANLMSLGGIAVAIGMLVDGSVVMVENMFKHLNRPDSTHLKTVKERVPSADTDPHDVEQDEHGIKLRLQNAGKEVARPVFFAASIILVVFTPLFSFEGVEAKLFQPMAISIILAVISAIVVALFVVPALATYLFKSGVKERESFVLRPLDKLYRKGLTFALKRTKLVISAALILVFSAFALVPLIGTEFVPELEEGTINLRATLAPSSSLDTALTVAPILEEKLMAFPEVTYALSRIGRAEIGGDPEPVNNIEIYIGLKPVSEWTSASNRYELQGKMERSLEEFPGLLLNFSQPIATRVDELLSGVKAQLAIKLFGPELEVLAAKGQEIETAIKNIEGARDVALEQIAGEAQLVISPNRQELSRFGLSVSDIMEVVRDGIGGVEAGQIINGNERYDIYVRIEEEYRSNKEAIADIRLQSPTGAWVRLGDVASVSFESGPPQVRRDDVQRRVVIQANVQNRDMGSVVADIRTVIAEKVDLPSGYSVSIGGQFESQKRAQNRLAIVVPLSLALIALLLYFAFGSVGQAMLILVNVPLAVIGGVFSLYLSGQYLSVPSSVGFITLFGVAVLNGVVMVESINQRIKDGLEASKAVFEGATSRLRPVLMTAITSALGLIPMLMSNGVGAEIQRPLASVIVGGLVTATLLTLFVLPVLYRWFSEKKIKELSR; encoded by the coding sequence ATGTTTAATAAAATAATAGATTGGTCTGTTAATAATAGACTCCTGATTTTGATTGCGCTGTTTGCCACAATTGTCGGCGCAATTATGGTTATACCAAAACTAAATTTAGATGCCTTTCCTGATGTTACTAATGTTCAAGTTGCTGTAAATACTGAAGCGCCAGGACTAGCTGCTGAAGAAGTTGAACAACTCATTACGTACCCCATTGAAGCGGTCATGTATGCCTTACCTGATGTAGAACAAGTGCGCTCAATTTCTAAAACAGGCTTGTCTGGCGTCACGGTTGTTTTCAAAGAAGGCACCGACATTTACTTTGCAAGACAACTTGTATTTGAGCGTCTTCAAGCCGCAAAAGAACTGATACCAGAAGGTGTCGGCACACCCGAAATGGGGCCAAACACCTCAGGGCTAGGCCAAGTATTTCAGTACCTTCTTATTTCAGATAAAGATGCAGGCTATGATGCTATGGCACTCAGGAGTCTCAATGATTGGGTAGTAAAATTACTCGTTATGCCTGTCGATGGTGTTACTGATGTACTCTCCTTTGGAGGTATTGTTAGGCAGTACCAAGTAAATGTAGATCCATCTAAGCTTCTTTCTTATAACCTAACGCAAGAAGACGTTGTTGGTGCCCTAGATAACAACAATGCCAATGTTGGCGGATGGTATATGAACCGTGGGCAAGAGCAGCTTGTTATTAGAGGTGCAGGTTGGTTTGAAAGTGGTGACGCTGGTATTAGTAATATCAAACAAGTTCCCGTCAAAACAGTTGATGGGACAGTTGTGACGGTTTCGGATATTGCTAAAGTTGAAATGGGCAGTGAAATTCGTCAAGGTGCTGTCACAATGACGCGCAAAACCGAAGACGGTAAAGTCGAAAATTTAGGTGAAGTTGTCTCTGGCATTGTCTTAAAACGCATGGGGTCTAATACTAAAGCCACCATTGATGGTATCAATGCAAGAATCCCATTAATTAATCAAGCATTGCCTAAAGGTGTTCGCTTTGAACCATTTTATGATCAGGCTGATTTGATTGAAAAAGCCGTTGATACAGTAGTTGATGCACTATTACTAGCATTTATTTTCATCTGTATTGTATTAGCACTATTTTTAATGAATATACGTGCAACCTTCCTTGTCCTAATATCTATTCCAATTTCAATTGGTATCGCGTTAATGATCATGGCTTGGTGGGGCATTTCTGCAAACCTTATGTCATTGGGTGGCATTGCCGTAGCCATTGGTATGCTAGTTGATGGTTCAGTCGTGATGGTTGAAAACATGTTTAAGCATTTAAATAGACCAGACTCTACCCATTTAAAAACTGTAAAAGAAAGAGTGCCTAGTGCTGATACTGATCCACATGATGTAGAACAAGATGAGCATGGTATTAAGTTACGTCTTCAAAATGCGGGTAAAGAAGTGGCTCGTCCCGTATTTTTTGCAGCTTCTATTATTTTAGTCGTATTTACGCCTTTATTTAGCTTTGAAGGTGTTGAGGCAAAGTTATTTCAACCTATGGCAATAAGCATCATTTTAGCTGTTATATCTGCTATTGTGGTTGCGTTGTTTGTTGTACCCGCTTTAGCTACTTATTTATTTAAGTCAGGTGTAAAAGAGAGGGAAAGCTTTGTTCTTAGGCCATTAGACAAACTCTACAGAAAAGGGCTTACATTCGCACTAAAACGCACCAAATTAGTCATTTCAGCCGCACTTATATTAGTTTTCTCTGCCTTTGCATTAGTTCCATTAATTGGTACTGAATTTGTACCTGAGTTAGAAGAAGGGACGATAAACTTAAGAGCAACGCTTGCACCTTCTTCCAGTTTAGATACCGCGCTCACTGTGGCACCAATTCTAGAAGAAAAACTAATGGCTTTCCCTGAAGTAACCTATGCATTAAGCCGAATTGGTCGAGCAGAAATAGGTGGAGACCCAGAGCCTGTGAATAACATCGAAATTTACATAGGGTTGAAGCCTGTTTCTGAGTGGACCAGTGCATCTAATCGATATGAACTTCAAGGAAAAATGGAGAGATCTTTAGAAGAATTCCCTGGGTTGCTACTCAACTTTTCTCAACCTATTGCGACTCGTGTCGATGAGCTACTATCTGGTGTTAAGGCTCAGTTGGCGATAAAGTTGTTTGGGCCTGAACTTGAGGTACTGGCGGCTAAAGGTCAAGAAATAGAAACAGCAATTAAAAACATTGAAGGTGCAAGGGATGTTGCATTGGAGCAAATTGCTGGTGAAGCGCAATTGGTGATAAGTCCTAACAGGCAAGAACTATCGCGCTTTGGATTGTCTGTGAGTGACATAATGGAGGTTGTGCGTGATGGTATTGGTGGTGTTGAAGCCGGACAAATAATCAATGGTAATGAACGTTATGATATTTACGTTCGCATAGAGGAAGAGTACCGAAGTAACAAAGAAGCTATTGCTGATATTCGGCTTCAATCACCTACTGGTGCTTGGGTGCGACTGGGTGACGTAGCCTCAGTCTCATTTGAGTCAGGCCCACCACAAGTTAGACGCGATGATGTACAACGAAGAGTCGTTATCCAAGCAAATGTACAAAATCGAGATATGGGAAGCGTGGTTGCCGATATCAGAACGGTAATTGCTGAAAAGGTTGACTTACCTTCAGGTTATTCTGTTTCGATTGGCGGCCAGTTCGAAAGTCAAAAACGTGCTCAAAATAGGTTAGCTATAGTTGTACCTTTATCGTTAGCACTAATCGCACTACTACTTTACTTTGCCTTTGGTTCTGTTGGTCAAGCTATGCTGATATTGGTCAACGTGCCGCTTGCTGTAATTGGCGGAGTTTTCTCCTTATATTTATCTGGACAATACTTGTCTGTACCAAGCTCCGTTGGCTTTATTACCTTATTTGGTGTAGCGGTATTGAATGGGGTCGTTATGGTAGAAAGTATCAACCAACGTATTAAAGACGGTCTAGAAGCATCTAAAGCCGTTTTTGAAGGCGCTACTTCAAGATTAAGACCTGTACTTATGACTGCTATAACATCAGCTTTAGGTTTGATACCGATGTTAATGTCTAATGGTGTTGGTGCAGAAATACAGCGCCCCTTAGCGAGTGTTATTGTTGGCGGCTTGGTAACTGCAACACTGTTAACATTATTTGTTTTACCTGTTTTATATCGCTGGTTTTCAGAGAAAAAAATAAAAGAGCTATCCAGATAA
- a CDS encoding MerR family transcriptional regulator, whose amino-acid sequence MKTIGKLAKELDIGVETIRFYEREGLIKQPQKPQNGYRVYDDSITKQLQFICKAKALGFTLKEVASLMSMDGDCAKVESLGLLKLNVIQNKIADLQRLEVVIKEMTNSCRNNNDQSHCPIIDSLK is encoded by the coding sequence ATGAAAACAATAGGCAAGTTGGCTAAAGAACTTGATATAGGCGTAGAAACTATACGGTTTTATGAGCGGGAAGGCTTGATAAAACAGCCTCAAAAACCTCAAAATGGTTATCGTGTCTATGACGACTCAATCACCAAACAATTACAATTCATCTGTAAGGCCAAAGCACTTGGCTTTACTCTAAAAGAAGTGGCTTCATTGATGTCAATGGATGGCGATTGTGCCAAAGTAGAATCCCTAGGCTTGCTGAAATTGAACGTAATTCAAAATAAGATAGCTGACCTTCAACGCTTAGAAGTCGTCATAAAAGAAATGACTAATTCATGCCGCAACAATAACGATCAATCCCACTGCCCAATAATCGATTCGCTAAAATAG
- the merC gene encoding organomercurial transporter MerC: MINKILDKVSSGGVWLAALSCTGCFPALGSLASALGLGFLSHFEGIAVNTLLPIFATLALLVNLYNWYKNQNHARGILGVIGPIAVLLTLYPLWQYEWSTYLFYVGICLMIVMSVFNIVKPLKEQTCKV; this comes from the coding sequence ATGATTAATAAGATTTTAGATAAAGTTAGCTCAGGTGGTGTTTGGCTTGCGGCTCTTAGTTGTACGGGGTGCTTCCCCGCACTCGGCTCGTTAGCATCAGCATTAGGATTAGGCTTTCTCTCTCACTTTGAGGGAATTGCTGTAAATACCTTGTTACCTATATTTGCAACTCTGGCATTGTTGGTAAATTTGTATAACTGGTATAAAAACCAAAATCATGCGAGAGGTATTCTTGGGGTTATTGGCCCTATAGCGGTTTTGTTAACCCTCTATCCACTATGGCAATACGAATGGAGCACTTATTTGTTTTATGTAGGTATTTGTTTGATGATTGTAATGTCCGTATTTAACATTGTTAAACCTTTGAAGGAGCAAACATGCAAAGTATAG
- a CDS encoding GDCCVxC domain-containing (seleno)protein: MQSIELNSTITCPECGFSKTEEMPTNACQWYYECESCKVLLKPLKGDCCVYCSYGTVKCPPIQEGQSCCDS, from the coding sequence ATGCAAAGTATAGAGTTAAATTCTACCATTACTTGCCCTGAGTGTGGCTTCAGTAAAACTGAAGAAATGCCAACCAACGCTTGCCAGTGGTATTATGAATGTGAATCTTGCAAAGTTCTCCTAAAGCCTTTGAAAGGCGATTGTTGCGTATATTGCTCTTATGGAACAGTGAAATGCCCGCCAATTCAAGAAGGTCAAAGTTGTTGCGATAGCTAA